In Chrysiogenia bacterium, the genomic stretch GCTTCGGCCGGGCTGGCCGGTTCACGGCCGCTCTCGCGGACGATGTTCGCGAGCGCCTCGACGAGCTGGCCGTTGCTGGTCGCCTTGTTGCCGTCGGGCAGATAGAAGGTGTCTTCAAGGCCCGTGCGCACCTGTCCGCCCAGCTCGGCTGCCTTGCGGTGGACGGCCCAGACCTCTTCACGGCCGATGCCGATGGTCTGCCATTCGGTCCCCTCGGGCATCTCGGCCACCAGCAGGGGGAGCCACTCGGGCTTGCACGGCATGCCGCTGGCCACGCCCATGACGAGCGAGATGTGTACCGGCGACTTCATCATGCCGTTGTGCAGGTAGAGCCCCACGCTGCGCACGATGCCGGTGTCGAAGCACTCGCACTCGGGGATGATGTTGTACTTGTCCATCACCTCGAGGTACTTCTTGATCTTGTCGACCGGGTTGTCGAAGACCATGGGCGGCCAGGCCCAGGCGCCGTTGGCGCGGGTCTTGAGATAGTTGAGCGTGCCGGCATTGAGCGCCGCGAGCTCGGGCTTTACCGCCTCCAGGCAATCGAGCGGGCCCTGGATGTTGGGGCCCACCATGCCCGTCGACATGTTGATCAGGATCTCGGGGACTTCTTCCTTGATGGCGTCGCAGATGGCCTTGGCCACTTCGGGTTCCCAGCTCGGAAGCCGCCCCATCCCCTTCTTCTGCGAGCGGAAGTGGCAGTGCACGATGGTGGCGCCGGCATCGAATGCCGCGCGCGCTTCCTTGGCCATTTCCTCGGGCGTGACGGGTACCGGGAACTGGCCCGGGTCGGTGAGCACCCCGGTCAGGGCGCAACTGATGACACATTTATCCTTGAGCTCACTCATGGCTCTCTCTCCCCTGGGCTCGGGCGCTCGGCCCGCTCCGCATGCGGTCTGATGTAAGTGGCGACAAAAGTAAACGGTCGCTCACTTCAAGCGCTAGGCTAGTCGATTCCGCGCCCCAGGCAAGGGGCTGGTGAGGGAGATTTACCGGCCTCGGGGTGCGCACTGGTGCCGGGCAAAATCGCTTCTAAAGCACTGGAAAACGGCGATGCGCTCACTATCCTTCCCCCTCGAATTCGGTGCCATGCCCCCGGGGCAGGCACTCTCACGCAAGGAGCGAAGCGTTGATCA encodes the following:
- a CDS encoding 3-keto-5-aminohexanoate cleavage protein: MSELKDKCVISCALTGVLTDPGQFPVPVTPEEMAKEARAAFDAGATIVHCHFRSQKKGMGRLPSWEPEVAKAICDAIKEEVPEILINMSTGMVGPNIQGPLDCLEAVKPELAALNAGTLNYLKTRANGAWAWPPMVFDNPVDKIKKYLEVMDKYNIIPECECFDTGIVRSVGLYLHNGMMKSPVHISLVMGVASGMPCKPEWLPLLVAEMPEGTEWQTIGIGREEVWAVHRKAAELGGQVRTGLEDTFYLPDGNKATSNGQLVEALANIVRESGREPASPAEARQICGVPS